The Gordonibacter urolithinfaciens genome contains a region encoding:
- a CDS encoding RNA polymerase sigma factor, with amino-acid sequence MPEHIPCSHDSADADGLRPDAFLEDAMHRWGDTVLRLALSQLRDASDAEDVFQDVFVRLLKDRTAFNDDEHLKAWLLRVTINRCRDIGRSGWKRRNEPLAERHAALAVEAPDLLESDIWNAIGALPPDLRAVVHLHYVEGYSTDEAAALVGCRPSTARTRLHRARKHLKAALETADLAGRPAPCQPAGASLADDGSAFSRPARSTFASTRPARPATTDSPSSGKEADHEPGPLQRLCCEDAGGENLRPPA; translated from the coding sequence ATGCCCGAACATATCCCCTGCAGCCACGACTCGGCGGACGCCGACGGCCTGCGCCCCGATGCGTTCCTCGAGGATGCCATGCACCGCTGGGGCGACACGGTGCTGCGGCTGGCGCTGAGCCAGCTGCGCGACGCCTCCGATGCCGAGGACGTGTTCCAAGACGTGTTCGTCCGCCTGCTCAAGGACCGCACGGCGTTCAACGACGACGAGCACCTGAAGGCGTGGCTGCTGCGCGTGACCATCAACCGTTGCCGCGACATCGGGCGCTCGGGATGGAAACGCCGCAACGAGCCGCTTGCAGAACGCCATGCGGCCCTGGCCGTCGAGGCTCCCGACCTGCTGGAATCCGACATCTGGAACGCCATCGGCGCCCTCCCGCCCGACCTGCGCGCCGTGGTGCACCTGCACTACGTGGAGGGCTATTCCACCGACGAGGCGGCCGCCCTCGTGGGATGCCGCCCCTCCACGGCGCGCACGCGCCTTCACCGCGCCCGCAAGCACCTGAAGGCCGCCCTCGAGACCGCGGACCTCGCAGGCCGCCCTGCGCCCTGCCAACCTGCAGGCGCATCGCTCGCGGACGACGGCTCCGCTTTTTCGCGCCCCGCCCGCAGCACGTTCGCAAGCACCCGGCCCGCGCGCCCCGCAACCACCGATTCCCCGTCTTCCGGAAAGGAGGCCGACCATGAGCCAGGACCCCTTCAACGATTATGCTGCGAAGATGCAGGAGGTGAGAACCTCCGACCGCCTGCGTGA
- a CDS encoding RNA polymerase sigma factor — MPNHERAEDGALREPAALRQSGANPHPEAFLRQAMADWGDAVYRLALGQTRSRADAEDVYQDVFLRLLDSGTAFESPEHLKAWLLRVTVNRCRDLARSGWKRRTVALDPEWDAPDSPARDDEDAAVWDAVGQLPEQQRTAVHLHYVEGYSTEEIASALDCRPATARTWLFRARARIRELMEADAAEGAPATLPNSGNASATSGTPTLPRPPNAAALTAE, encoded by the coding sequence ATGCCGAACCATGAACGAGCGGAAGACGGGGCGTTGCGAGAGCCCGCGGCGCTGCGGCAAAGCGGGGCGAACCCGCATCCCGAGGCGTTCCTCAGGCAGGCCATGGCCGATTGGGGCGATGCGGTATACCGGCTGGCGCTCGGCCAGACCAGATCGCGCGCCGACGCGGAGGACGTGTACCAAGACGTGTTCCTGCGGCTGCTGGACAGCGGCACGGCTTTCGAGAGCCCTGAGCATCTGAAGGCATGGCTGCTGCGCGTGACCGTGAACCGGTGCCGCGACCTGGCACGGTCGGGCTGGAAGCGCCGCACAGTCGCGCTCGACCCCGAATGGGACGCGCCCGACTCCCCCGCGCGCGACGACGAGGACGCCGCCGTCTGGGACGCCGTGGGCCAGCTGCCCGAGCAGCAGCGCACGGCCGTGCACCTGCACTACGTGGAGGGCTACTCGACCGAGGAGATAGCGAGCGCACTGGATTGCCGGCCCGCGACGGCACGCACCTGGCTGTTCCGCGCCCGGGCGCGCATCAGGGAGCTGATGGAGGCCGACGCTGCCGAAGGCGCGCCCGCAACGCTCCCGAACAGCGGAAACGCGTCCGCGACCAGCGGCACGCCCACCCTGCCGCGGCCGCCCAACGCCGCAGCGCTGACCGCCGAATAG
- a CDS encoding anaerobic ribonucleoside-triphosphate reductase activating protein: MRIAGLQKLTLLDFPEHTAATVFLPGCNFRCPFCHNAALVLGAGDATGDTPVEEFFAFLDKRHGLLDGVCITGGEPLLQPELADFCARIKGAGFAVKLDTNGSFPDRLRELVESGLVDYVALDVKNAPERYAETVGVPGFDPAPVAASVDYLLADAVPYEFRTTVTRELHGAADLVALSRWIAGAHAWHLQSFVDADTVLAGPGALHAWNPDDLEALLPELRKAIPNTQLRGV, encoded by the coding sequence ATGAGAATAGCCGGATTGCAGAAGCTGACATTGTTGGACTTCCCCGAGCACACTGCGGCCACCGTTTTCCTCCCGGGATGCAACTTCCGCTGCCCCTTCTGCCACAACGCCGCGCTCGTGCTGGGCGCGGGCGATGCAACCGGCGATACGCCGGTCGAGGAGTTCTTCGCGTTCCTAGACAAGCGGCACGGCCTGCTCGACGGCGTGTGCATCACCGGCGGCGAGCCGCTGCTCCAGCCCGAGCTGGCCGATTTCTGCGCCCGCATCAAAGGCGCGGGCTTCGCGGTGAAGCTGGACACGAACGGCAGCTTTCCCGACCGGCTGCGCGAGCTCGTCGAAAGCGGGCTCGTGGACTATGTGGCGCTGGACGTGAAGAACGCGCCCGAGCGCTACGCGGAAACCGTCGGCGTACCCGGCTTCGACCCGGCGCCCGTCGCCGCATCGGTCGATTACCTGCTCGCCGACGCGGTGCCCTACGAGTTCCGCACCACCGTCACGCGCGAGCTGCACGGGGCGGCCGACCTTGTGGCGCTCTCCCGCTGGATCGCCGGCGCCCATGCCTGGCACCTGCAGAGCTTCGTCGACGCCGACACCGTACTTGCCGGCCCCGGCGCCCTGCACGCCTGGAACCCCGACGACCTCGAGGCCCTCCTTCCCGAACTGCGCAAAGCCATCCCCAACACCCAGCTGCGCGGCGTGTAG
- a CDS encoding RNA polymerase sigma factor, whose amino-acid sequence MHIPFKRKTGRTDAADNPCPLRSDAFLKRAMDAWGDTVYRVALAQTGSPSDADDVYQDVFMRLLEHTAAFESDEHLKAWLLRVTINRCHDIARLSWNRRTGGLEQELIDIPAPDAFRADIWEVVGALPPDLRTTVHLHYAEGYSTEEIARIAGCKPSTVRTRLHRARERLRTTLLDEQLEQAGSTVSRKEPDHGRTA is encoded by the coding sequence ATGCACATTCCGTTTAAGCGCAAAACGGGCCGTACCGATGCGGCCGACAACCCTTGCCCGCTTCGTTCGGACGCGTTCCTGAAACGCGCCATGGATGCGTGGGGCGACACGGTGTATCGAGTGGCGCTCGCGCAGACGGGTTCGCCGAGCGACGCCGACGACGTGTACCAAGACGTGTTCATGCGCCTGCTGGAGCACACGGCCGCCTTCGAGAGCGACGAACACCTGAAGGCGTGGCTGCTGCGCGTCACCATCAACCGCTGCCACGATATCGCGCGGCTGAGCTGGAACCGCCGCACCGGCGGGTTGGAGCAGGAGCTCATCGACATTCCCGCGCCCGATGCCTTCCGGGCGGATATCTGGGAAGTTGTCGGCGCGTTGCCGCCCGACCTGCGCACCACCGTTCACCTGCACTACGCAGAAGGCTATTCGACCGAGGAGATCGCCCGCATTGCAGGCTGCAAGCCGAGCACCGTCCGCACCCGCCTCCACCGGGCGCGCGAGCGCCTTCGGACAACGTTGCTGGACGAGCAGCTTGAGCAAGCTGGCAGCACCGTGTCGAGAAAGGAGCCGGACCATGGCCGAACAGCATAA
- a CDS encoding PDDEXK nuclease domain-containing protein, with product MDDPMARKDAAVYDSVRGTLEAARKKAAVAVNDAMVEAYWEIGRQIVEAQGDRAEYGKHLMEYLSERLTKEFGRAYTKRNLHYMRQFYLAFPIVNTLCSQLSWSHYRLLMRVEDERKRLFYMREAVDQRWTVRQLDREIHSFYYERLLATREEGRESVRQEVKVLEPPTKADGLLKDPYVLDFLDMGGRTDYREDDLEQALMDRLQEFLLELGRGFAFVARQQRIAAETESYYVDLVFYHCILKCYVLIDLKTGKITPQDVGQMDFYVRLYDDRCTQPDDNPTIGIILCATKDATVARYSALADDKGLFASRYTLCLPTEEELARALEPTSALFLE from the coding sequence ATGGACGATCCGATGGCGAGGAAAGACGCGGCAGTGTACGACTCGGTGCGCGGCACGCTCGAGGCGGCGCGGAAGAAGGCCGCGGTTGCCGTGAACGATGCTATGGTGGAGGCGTACTGGGAGATCGGCCGTCAGATCGTGGAGGCGCAGGGCGACCGTGCCGAGTACGGCAAGCATCTCATGGAGTACCTGTCCGAACGTCTGACGAAGGAGTTCGGACGGGCGTACACCAAGCGGAACCTTCACTACATGCGGCAGTTTTACTTGGCGTTTCCAATTGTGAACACACTGTGTTCACAATTGAGCTGGTCTCACTACCGCCTGCTCATGCGCGTGGAGGACGAGAGGAAGCGCCTGTTCTACATGCGCGAAGCGGTCGATCAGCGCTGGACGGTGCGCCAGCTCGATCGCGAGATCCACTCCTTCTATTACGAACGCCTCTTGGCGACGCGCGAGGAGGGGCGCGAGTCCGTCCGGCAGGAGGTCAAAGTGCTCGAGCCGCCCACCAAGGCTGACGGCCTGCTCAAGGACCCCTACGTGCTCGATTTCCTCGACATGGGCGGCCGCACCGACTACCGCGAGGACGATTTGGAGCAGGCGCTCATGGACCGGCTGCAGGAGTTCCTCCTAGAGCTCGGCAGGGGCTTCGCATTCGTCGCGCGCCAGCAGCGCATCGCCGCGGAGACGGAGAGCTACTACGTCGACCTCGTGTTCTACCACTGCATCCTGAAATGCTACGTCCTCATAGACCTCAAGACGGGCAAGATCACGCCGCAGGATGTCGGTCAGATGGACTTCTACGTGCGCCTGTACGACGACCGCTGCACGCAACCGGACGACAACCCCACTATCGGCATCATCCTCTGCGCGACGAAGGACGCAACCGTGGCACGCTACTCGGCCCTCGCCGATGACAAAGGCCTGTTCGCGTCGCGCTACACGCTGTGCCTCCCCACCGAGGAGGAGCTAGCGCGTGCCCTCGAGCCCACAAGCGCGTTGTTCCTCGAGTAG
- a CDS encoding ribonucleoside triphosphate reductase — translation MYEVQKRDGKIAEFDIAKISSAIAKAFDALGKQYHPSTIDLLALNVTAHFEPKIRDGIVSVEDVQDSVEEVLSTAGYADVAKSYILYRKQREKVRNANATLLDYKDLVDQYVKVEDWRVKENSTVTYSVGGLILSNSGAITANYWLSEIYDDEVAKAHRDADIHLHDLSMLTGYCAGWSLKQLIQEGLGGVPGKITSKPASHLSSLCNQMVNFLGIMQNEWAGAQAFSSFDTYLAPFVKADGLSYEETKQCVESFVFGVNTPSRWGTQAPFSNITLDWVCPADLRDQPAIVGGREQGFTYGDCQAEMDMVNKAFIEIMIEGDANGRGFQYPIPTYSITRDFDWSETENNRLLFEMTSKYGTPYFSNYINSDMEPSDVRSMCCRLRLDLRELRKKSGGFFGSGESTGSIGVVTINMPRIAYQAVDEADFYRRLDHLMDVSARSLHTKREVITKLLDAGLYPYTKRYLGTFENHFSTIGLVGMNEACLNASWLRADMTQEAAQAFTKDVLNHMRARLADYQEEYGDLYNLEATPAESTTYRFAKHDKEQFPDIISANDQGKPYYTNSSHLPVGFTDDIFSALDVQDELQTLYTSGTVFHAFLGEKLPDWKAAATLVRKIAENYKLPYYTMSPTYSVCKNHGYIAGEVYECPCCHEETEVYSRITGYYRPVKNWNDGKSQEFADRVEYDLGHSHLTREGAVAVTAAAETAGQAGSHVTVSGIEEPATAPEHSALPAGLYLVATRTCPNCKFAAAEMDAAGIAYEELLAEENVELAQRYRIMQAPTLLEVGADGTVEVTAGAAAVFQKVNAMRAQVVA, via the coding sequence ATGTACGAGGTTCAGAAGCGCGACGGCAAGATCGCGGAATTCGACATCGCCAAGATTTCAAGCGCCATCGCCAAGGCGTTCGACGCCTTGGGCAAGCAGTACCATCCGTCGACCATCGACCTCCTGGCCCTCAACGTGACCGCCCATTTCGAACCGAAGATCAGGGACGGCATCGTCAGCGTAGAGGACGTGCAGGACAGCGTGGAGGAGGTGCTCTCCACAGCCGGCTACGCCGATGTGGCGAAGTCCTACATCCTGTACCGCAAGCAGCGCGAGAAGGTGCGCAACGCTAACGCGACGCTGCTGGACTACAAGGACCTTGTGGACCAGTACGTCAAAGTGGAGGACTGGCGCGTGAAGGAGAACTCCACGGTCACGTACTCCGTGGGCGGCCTCATCCTGTCGAACTCCGGCGCCATCACGGCGAACTACTGGCTCTCCGAGATCTACGACGACGAGGTGGCGAAGGCGCACCGCGACGCCGACATCCACCTGCACGATCTGTCCATGCTCACGGGCTACTGCGCGGGCTGGTCGCTCAAGCAGCTCATCCAGGAGGGGCTCGGCGGCGTGCCCGGCAAGATCACGTCGAAGCCGGCGAGCCACCTGTCGAGCCTCTGCAACCAGATGGTGAACTTCCTCGGCATCATGCAGAACGAGTGGGCCGGCGCGCAGGCGTTCAGCAGTTTCGACACCTACCTCGCGCCGTTCGTGAAGGCGGACGGCCTGTCCTACGAGGAGACGAAGCAGTGCGTCGAGTCGTTCGTGTTCGGCGTGAACACGCCGTCGCGCTGGGGCACGCAGGCGCCGTTCAGCAACATCACGCTCGACTGGGTGTGCCCGGCCGACCTGCGCGACCAGCCGGCCATCGTGGGCGGACGCGAGCAGGGCTTCACCTACGGCGACTGCCAGGCCGAGATGGACATGGTGAACAAGGCGTTTATCGAGATCATGATCGAGGGCGATGCGAACGGCCGCGGCTTCCAGTACCCCATCCCCACCTATTCCATCACGCGCGACTTCGACTGGAGCGAGACGGAGAACAACCGCTTGCTGTTCGAGATGACCAGCAAGTACGGTACCCCCTACTTCTCCAACTACATCAACTCCGACATGGAGCCCTCCGACGTGCGCTCCATGTGCTGCCGCCTGCGCCTCGACCTGCGCGAGCTGCGCAAGAAGTCGGGCGGGTTCTTCGGAAGCGGCGAGTCCACGGGCTCCATCGGCGTCGTGACCATCAACATGCCGCGCATCGCCTACCAGGCGGTGGACGAGGCCGACTTCTACCGACGCCTCGACCACCTCATGGACGTGTCCGCGCGCTCGCTCCACACGAAGCGCGAGGTCATCACGAAGCTGCTCGACGCGGGCCTCTACCCGTACACGAAGCGCTACCTGGGCACGTTCGAGAACCACTTCTCCACGATCGGTCTCGTGGGCATGAACGAGGCGTGCCTGAACGCCAGCTGGCTGCGCGCCGATATGACGCAGGAGGCGGCGCAGGCGTTCACGAAGGACGTGCTCAACCACATGCGCGCCCGCCTGGCCGACTACCAGGAGGAGTACGGCGACCTGTACAACCTCGAGGCCACGCCGGCCGAGAGCACCACGTACCGCTTCGCCAAGCACGACAAGGAGCAGTTCCCGGACATCATCTCGGCCAACGACCAGGGCAAGCCGTACTACACGAACTCCTCGCATTTGCCGGTGGGCTTCACCGACGACATCTTCAGCGCGCTCGACGTGCAGGACGAGCTGCAGACGCTCTACACGTCCGGCACCGTGTTCCATGCGTTCTTGGGCGAGAAGCTGCCCGACTGGAAGGCGGCCGCCACGCTCGTGCGCAAGATCGCCGAGAACTACAAGCTGCCGTATTACACCATGTCGCCCACGTACTCCGTGTGCAAGAACCACGGCTACATCGCCGGCGAGGTGTACGAGTGCCCGTGCTGCCACGAGGAGACCGAGGTGTACTCGCGCATCACCGGCTACTATCGCCCGGTGAAGAACTGGAACGACGGCAAGTCTCAGGAGTTCGCCGACCGCGTGGAGTACGACCTGGGGCATTCGCATCTGACGCGCGAAGGCGCCGTGGCCGTGACGGCGGCAGCCGAGACCGCCGGCCAGGCCGGCTCGCACGTGACGGTTTCGGGCATCGAAGAGCCGGCGACCGCGCCCGAGCACAGTGCGCTGCCTGCTGGTTTGTACCTGGTAGCAACGCGCACGTGCCCGAACTGCAAGTTCGCGGCGGCCGAGATGGATGCCGCCGGCATCGCCTACGAGGAGCTGTTGGCCGAGGAGAACGTGGAGCTGGCGCAGCGCTATCGCATCATGCAGGCGCCGACGCTGCTCGAGGTGGGTGCGGACGGTACCGTGGAGGTGACGGCCGGCGCGGCGGCGGTGTTCCAGAAGGTCAACGCGATGCGCGCCCAAGTGGTGGCGTAA
- a CDS encoding class I SAM-dependent methyltransferase, which yields MDQLKEKSRKAFDAQAADYDRTEKGAHARRLYPHVLAALDGVREGELLDVGCGTGALARLVLEQGPKRRVTGVDLAPGMVAHARASLAAFGDRARIAEADSERLPFHEESFDAAYCNDSFHHYPDPGKAVFEIWRVMRPGGLLVVGDCTLPAPVRAVMNASLRFSSEGDVHIYSKGEYERILGRWFSSVAWRRVEGSACLVEARK from the coding sequence ATGGACCAGCTCAAAGAGAAGTCGCGGAAGGCCTTCGACGCGCAGGCGGCAGACTACGACCGCACCGAAAAGGGAGCCCATGCGCGCCGGCTCTACCCGCATGTGCTCGCGGCGCTCGATGGCGTGCGGGAAGGCGAGCTGCTCGACGTGGGGTGCGGCACGGGCGCGCTCGCGCGGCTCGTGCTGGAGCAGGGGCCGAAGCGCCGGGTGACCGGTGTCGACCTCGCGCCCGGCATGGTGGCGCATGCTCGCGCGAGCTTGGCCGCTTTCGGCGATCGCGCGCGCATCGCGGAAGCCGACAGCGAGCGGCTGCCGTTCCACGAGGAGTCGTTCGACGCAGCGTACTGCAACGACTCATTCCACCACTACCCGGATCCCGGGAAGGCGGTGTTCGAGATCTGGCGGGTGATGCGCCCCGGGGGCCTGCTCGTGGTGGGCGACTGCACCCTGCCCGCGCCGGTGCGGGCCGTCATGAACGCATCGCTGCGCTTCTCGTCCGAGGGCGACGTGCACATCTACTCGAAGGGCGAGTACGAGCGCATCCTCGGGCGGTGGTTCTCCTCCGTGGCGTGGCGGCGCGTCGAAGGCTCGGCGTGTCTCGTGGAGGCGCGCAAGTAG
- a CDS encoding TetR/AcrR family transcriptional regulator, translating to MVRIVKAPDDRRREILDTAMDLFAEKGLEGVSMRDIARRMGTAPGLVYHYFDSKRKLLDEAMERYVEECTEGLVNLLRSTDLGFREKVDALYDDIGDERLQRHSDFFHRQGNEGFHRQLSLRLCEHVQPHMAAALEQARRSEGLIVRDPETLASFLLHGHIGILSAHGDADAQTVARLREYAHVLIDSQTERPEA from the coding sequence ATGGTGCGCATCGTGAAGGCACCGGACGACCGCAGGCGCGAGATTCTCGACACGGCCATGGACCTGTTCGCGGAGAAGGGGCTCGAGGGCGTGTCCATGCGGGACATCGCCCGGCGCATGGGCACTGCGCCGGGGCTCGTGTACCACTACTTCGACTCGAAGCGGAAGCTGCTCGACGAGGCCATGGAGCGGTACGTGGAGGAGTGCACCGAAGGGCTCGTGAACCTCTTGCGCTCCACCGACCTGGGATTCCGCGAGAAGGTGGACGCGCTCTACGACGACATCGGCGACGAGCGGCTCCAACGCCACAGCGATTTCTTCCACCGGCAGGGCAACGAGGGCTTCCATCGCCAGCTGTCCCTGCGGCTGTGCGAGCACGTGCAACCGCACATGGCGGCGGCTCTCGAGCAGGCGCGCCGCAGCGAGGGCCTCATCGTGCGCGACCCCGAGACGCTGGCGAGCTTCCTTCTGCACGGCCACATCGGCATCCTCTCCGCGCACGGGGACGCGGACGCGCAGACGGTCGCCCGCCTGCGGGAGTACGCGCACGTGCTGATCGACTCGCAGACGGAGCGCCCGGAAGCCTGA
- a CDS encoding diphosphate--fructose-6-phosphate 1-phosphotransferase → MANCLVAQSGGPTAVINSSLAGVVRANQLNPLYDRVFGGLYGIEGTLDGKLYDLTDLTGRDIELLQQTPSSALGTCRYKLKRGNDADYHRLVEVMDAHDITTMFYIGGNDSMDTVDALAEWAHDNAPGKRFIGIPKTVDNDLVPVDHCPGFPSAAKVACEITHATRLDYDAYTRPEVFVLEVMGRDAGWLAASCCVTGDVDLLVLPEVDFDREAFLAEVRRKFDETGKCYIVTSEGAHYADGAYLSAGNAADDGFAHAVLGGAAATIKQMIVDAGIVPRGIVQDLSRAARSSNFAQSIVDRTEAWELGLSAHMRSADPAFTGQVVGVRRDEAAAAEGLYNAKFFAAPASEFANFVRRFPAEWILPDYQGIAPEALDYFRPLIKGEPRVVMDGGIPATIVPFNRR, encoded by the coding sequence ATGGCCAACTGCCTCGTCGCGCAATCCGGCGGGCCCACCGCCGTCATCAACTCCAGCCTGGCCGGTGTCGTGCGCGCCAACCAGCTGAACCCCCTGTACGACCGCGTGTTCGGCGGCCTCTACGGCATCGAGGGCACGCTGGACGGGAAGCTCTACGACCTCACCGACCTCACCGGCCGCGACATCGAGCTCTTGCAGCAGACGCCGTCGTCGGCGCTCGGCACGTGCCGCTACAAGCTCAAGCGCGGCAACGACGCCGACTACCATCGCCTTGTTGAGGTCATGGACGCGCACGACATCACGACGATGTTCTACATCGGCGGCAACGACTCCATGGACACCGTGGACGCGCTGGCCGAATGGGCGCACGACAACGCGCCGGGCAAGCGGTTCATCGGCATCCCCAAGACGGTGGACAACGACCTCGTGCCGGTGGACCACTGCCCCGGCTTTCCGAGCGCGGCGAAGGTGGCCTGCGAGATCACGCACGCCACGCGGCTGGATTACGACGCGTACACGCGCCCCGAGGTGTTCGTGCTCGAGGTGATGGGCCGCGACGCGGGCTGGCTCGCCGCGAGCTGCTGCGTCACCGGCGACGTGGATTTGCTCGTGCTGCCGGAGGTGGACTTCGACCGCGAGGCGTTCCTGGCAGAGGTGCGCCGAAAGTTCGACGAGACGGGCAAGTGCTACATCGTCACGTCCGAGGGCGCTCACTACGCGGACGGTGCGTACCTCTCCGCCGGCAACGCGGCCGACGACGGGTTCGCGCACGCCGTGCTGGGCGGTGCCGCAGCCACCATCAAGCAGATGATCGTGGACGCGGGCATCGTGCCGCGCGGCATCGTGCAGGACCTCTCGCGCGCGGCGCGCTCCAGCAACTTCGCGCAGAGCATCGTCGACCGCACCGAGGCATGGGAGCTGGGGCTGAGCGCCCACATGCGCAGCGCCGACCCTGCGTTCACCGGCCAGGTGGTGGGCGTGCGCCGCGACGAGGCGGCGGCTGCGGAGGGGCTCTACAACGCGAAGTTCTTCGCGGCGCCGGCCTCCGAGTTCGCCAACTTCGTGCGGCGCTTCCCCGCCGAGTGGATCCTGCCGGACTACCAGGGCATCGCGCCGGAGGCGCTGGACTACTTCCGCCCGCTCATCAAGGGCGAGCCGCGCGTGGTGATGGACGGCGGCATCCCCGCCACCATCGTGCCGTTCAACCGGCGCTAG
- a CDS encoding glycoside hydrolase family 3 protein, with translation MSLMERGTMRKKAAAAALALMMLCCAAGCSAPAATDAPESPESEFGGVRDERESQPAEPAPTPTPAPSAPKPAAVPTLDERTAENAASLTLEQKVAQLFVVTPEAITGVDTATQAGSATQQALAAYPVGGLVYFQKNLLSADQTREMIANSQAFAQGACGLPLFVGVDEEGGTVSRIGGNPGFDIPNEGNMADVGAAGDTAQAKAVAARIGGYLSDLGFNLDFAPDSDVCGDPSTDVMALRSFGTDPAIVGSMVSAQVEGFAEAGVLCSAKHFPGIGGVMGDSHEGAIVSEKTLDELRDWELAPFKAAIDAGVPMVMVGHLTAPNAFGSDVPASLNPAAVTDLLRGELGFQGLVIADSLSMGAVGDFCTPNQAGVAALEAGADLVLMPEDFAAAYQGVLDAVSEGSLSEERIDQSVLRIVKAKLALAGE, from the coding sequence ATGAGCCTGATGGAACGAGGAACCATGCGGAAGAAGGCGGCCGCCGCGGCGCTCGCCTTGATGATGCTCTGCTGCGCCGCCGGGTGCTCCGCGCCTGCGGCGACCGACGCGCCGGAGTCGCCGGAGAGCGAGTTCGGCGGCGTGCGCGACGAGCGCGAGTCGCAGCCCGCCGAGCCTGCGCCCACGCCCACGCCCGCGCCGTCCGCGCCCAAGCCCGCGGCCGTCCCCACGCTCGACGAGCGCACCGCCGAGAATGCGGCTTCCCTCACGCTCGAGCAGAAGGTCGCGCAGCTGTTCGTGGTCACGCCCGAGGCCATCACCGGGGTGGACACCGCCACGCAGGCCGGATCTGCCACGCAGCAGGCGCTCGCCGCCTACCCTGTGGGCGGCCTCGTGTACTTCCAGAAGAACCTGCTCTCAGCCGACCAGACGCGCGAAATGATCGCGAACTCCCAGGCCTTCGCGCAGGGCGCGTGCGGGCTGCCGCTGTTCGTCGGCGTGGACGAGGAGGGCGGCACCGTGAGCCGCATCGGCGGCAACCCCGGCTTCGACATCCCCAACGAGGGGAACATGGCCGACGTGGGCGCGGCGGGCGACACGGCGCAGGCCAAGGCCGTTGCCGCGCGCATCGGCGGCTACCTGAGCGACCTCGGCTTCAACCTCGACTTCGCGCCCGACTCCGACGTCTGCGGCGACCCCTCCACGGACGTCATGGCGCTGCGCTCGTTCGGGACCGACCCCGCGATCGTTGGCAGCATGGTGTCCGCGCAGGTGGAGGGCTTTGCGGAGGCGGGCGTGCTCTGCAGCGCCAAGCACTTCCCCGGCATCGGCGGCGTGATGGGAGACAGCCACGAGGGCGCCATCGTCAGCGAGAAGACGCTCGACGAGCTGCGCGATTGGGAGCTCGCGCCCTTCAAGGCCGCCATCGACGCCGGCGTGCCGATGGTCATGGTGGGCCACCTCACCGCCCCGAACGCGTTCGGCAGCGACGTGCCCGCCTCGCTCAACCCCGCGGCCGTCACCGACCTCCTGCGCGGGGAGCTGGGCTTTCAAGGCCTCGTCATCGCCGACTCGCTCTCCATGGGCGCGGTCGGCGACTTCTGCACCCCCAACCAGGCGGGCGTCGCGGCGCTCGAGGCCGGCGCGGACCTCGTGCTCATGCCGGAGGACTTCGCCGCCGCCTACCAGGGCGTGCTCGACGCCGTGAGCGAGGGCTCCCTCTCCGAGGAACGCATCGACCAGTCGGTTTTGCGCATCGTGAAGGCCAAGCTCGCGCTGGCCGGCGAGTGA
- a CDS encoding heavy metal-binding domain-containing protein: MIVTTTPAVDGYRVSGYYGIVFGEVITGVNFLRDFGAGIRNIVGGRSEGYEQELTQARSEALAELEQRAAALGAHAVVGVDIDYEVLGQGNMLMVTASGTAVTLEQA, encoded by the coding sequence ATGATCGTCACCACCACCCCCGCCGTCGACGGCTACCGCGTGAGCGGCTACTACGGCATCGTGTTCGGCGAAGTCATCACCGGCGTCAACTTCCTGCGCGACTTCGGCGCGGGCATCCGCAACATCGTGGGCGGTCGCAGCGAGGGCTACGAGCAGGAGCTCACGCAGGCGCGCTCCGAGGCGCTCGCCGAGCTGGAGCAGCGCGCCGCCGCCCTGGGCGCGCACGCCGTGGTGGGCGTGGACATCGACTACGAGGTGCTCGGCCAGGGCAACATGCTCATGGTGACGGCGTCCGGTACCGCCGTCACGCTCGAGCAGGCCTAG